From a region of the Rhipicephalus microplus isolate Deutch F79 chromosome X, USDA_Rmic, whole genome shotgun sequence genome:
- the LOC119162252 gene encoding uncharacterized protein LOC119162252, with translation MTMEPIGVGSQFVTRAYSMTKDVPVFSIACPSQQSLHSGHHHTGSLQQGPSDHASTACIDDDGDLLLFTDANRFFSDEAKRLLALRGRLCGFDNDEPALYSDSSIGSGTGGETSTLVLGKRKHGGAGGEVLSATSAPASAAAAPPVIVKKRRLAANARERRRMHGLNVAFDRLRQVVPSIGDDRKLSKFETLQMAQSYITALTDLLVRDC, from the coding sequence ATGACGATGGAGCCGATCGGGGTCGGCAGCCAGTTTGTAACCCGTGCGTACAGCATGACCAAGGATGTTCCCGTTTTCAGCATAGCCTGTCCAAGTCAGCAATCTCTCCACTCTGGCCATCACCACACAGGAAGTCTACAGCAGGGGCCTTCCGACCACGCTTCAACAGCTTGCATCGACGATGATGGTGACCTCCTTCTATTCACCGACGCGAACAGGTTCTTCAGTGACGAAGCCAAGAGACTACTGGCCCTGCGAGGTAGGCTTTGTGGATTCGACAATGACGAACCAGCACTGTATTCGGACAGTTCCATTGGATCGGGAACTGGTGGCGAAACTTCTACGCTCGTTCTTGGGAAGAGAAAACATGGTGGTGCTGGCGGAGAGGTCTTATCTGCGACGTCAGCGCCAGCTTCAGCAGCCGCGGCACCTCCCGTAATCGTCAAGAAACGAAGGCTCGCCGCGAACGCCCGTGAAAGGCGGCGCATGCACGGCCTAAACGTCGCCTTCGATCGACTGCGTCAAGTTGTACCTTCCATCGGCGACGACCGGAAGTTGTCCAAGTTCGAGACACTTCAGATGGCCCAGAGCTATATCACGGCGCTCACCGATCTGCTCGTCAGAGATTGCTGA